From the Xenorhabdus ishibashii genome, one window contains:
- a CDS encoding phage late control D family protein, with protein MSDFEKWIPDTDWIPRFDLVTGKISEPAFRLEINNKDISGEIQSRLMSLTLTDNRGLESDQLDIELDDADGMLRMPRRGNILTLELGWHGHSLTPKGKFVVDEIEHVGAPDRLTIRARSADFRGDLNVKREASYHKCTLGSIVSTIAARNKLAFKISPELENISMHIDQTNESDVSFLTRLAKQEGAIASVKNGELLFVQQGQNKTVSGKHIPPVLITRNSGDSHRFSLSDREAYTGVAAQWMDTRTATKQTVKLKRKESTEEKIELIVEYESSSNQSSGKEPSQKDKNATKKEGVTSRQKQPQSTKKEKDLKPKPPVSGKVNLAKKGSKTKGRGKPAYIKKGSKKKNKSNGSIEIEANFGIEANLSYEEQRESTVEHHQATTVQQKSSSYLVGTQENILTLSRIYSNKESAERAAIAVWKKMQRGAAQFSITLALGRADIYPETPIQLEGFKPEIDETDWTLVKVTHTLNDSGFTTSLDLEIKIDEF; from the coding sequence ATGAGCGATTTTGAAAAGTGGATACCCGATACGGATTGGATTCCTCGATTTGATTTGGTCACTGGAAAAATCAGCGAGCCTGCTTTTCGTCTGGAAATCAACAATAAGGATATCAGTGGTGAGATCCAATCACGCCTGATGTCATTAACATTGACGGATAATCGTGGTTTGGAATCAGACCAGCTCGATATTGAATTGGATGATGCGGATGGCATGCTGAGGATGCCTCGTCGTGGCAATATTCTTACATTAGAACTGGGGTGGCATGGCCACTCCTTAACGCCGAAAGGAAAATTTGTTGTTGATGAAATTGAACATGTCGGTGCGCCCGATCGATTGACCATTCGTGCCCGCAGTGCAGATTTTCGTGGTGATCTGAATGTGAAACGGGAGGCGTCTTACCATAAATGCACTTTAGGCAGTATTGTCAGTACCATCGCTGCCAGAAATAAATTGGCGTTTAAGATAAGCCCTGAGTTAGAAAATATCTCTATGCATATTGATCAAACAAATGAATCTGACGTCAGCTTTTTGACTCGATTGGCAAAACAAGAAGGTGCAATCGCTTCAGTCAAAAATGGTGAATTATTGTTTGTTCAGCAAGGGCAGAATAAAACGGTGAGTGGTAAGCATATTCCGCCTGTACTGATTACACGTAACTCAGGAGATAGTCACAGATTTTCTCTGTCCGATCGTGAGGCTTATACCGGTGTTGCTGCTCAGTGGATGGATACACGTACAGCGACTAAACAGACGGTTAAACTGAAACGAAAGGAATCAACAGAAGAAAAAATTGAACTTATTGTTGAATATGAAAGCAGCAGTAACCAATCATCAGGCAAGGAGCCTTCTCAAAAAGACAAAAATGCCACTAAAAAAGAGGGAGTAACTTCCAGGCAAAAGCAACCACAATCCACTAAAAAGGAAAAAGATCTTAAACCTAAACCACCTGTATCTGGCAAAGTTAATTTGGCTAAGAAAGGATCAAAAACTAAAGGTCGTGGAAAGCCGGCTTATATTAAGAAGGGGAGTAAAAAGAAAAACAAAAGTAATGGCAGTATCGAGATAGAAGCCAATTTCGGTATTGAAGCAAACTTATCTTATGAAGAACAGCGTGAATCAACGGTTGAACACCATCAAGCAACTACGGTACAGCAAAAATCTTCAAGCTATTTGGTAGGAACTCAGGAGAATATTCTGACGCTTTCGCGCATTTATTCTAACAAAGAAAGCGCAGAGCGGGCTGCTATCGCCGTTTGGAAAAAAATGCAACGAGGAGCTGCACAGTTCTCTATCACATTAGCATTGGGGCGTGCTGATATTTATCCTGAAACTCCCATCCAATTAGAGGGGTTTAAGCCAGAAATTGATGAAACTGACTGGACCTTGGTCAAAGTCACTCACACGCTGAATGACAGTGGTTTTACGACATCATTAGATCTCGAAATAAAAATCGACGAATTTTAA
- a CDS encoding ogr/Delta-like zinc finger family protein yields MIKCPLCSQSAHTRSSFEHSSQTKERYNQCQNINCGATFVSHETFVRFISKPGEVQNVMPHPRAKTKRQPRQKAAAAQ; encoded by the coding sequence ATGATTAAGTGTCCTCTGTGTAGTCAGTCAGCGCATACTCGTAGCAGCTTTGAGCATTCAAGCCAAACAAAGGAGCGCTATAACCAATGTCAGAATATCAATTGTGGAGCAACGTTCGTCAGCCATGAAACCTTTGTCCGTTTCATTTCTAAGCCAGGTGAAGTCCAGAATGTGATGCCACATCCAAGGGCAAAAACCAAGAGACAACCTCGCCAGAAAGCGGCTGCTGCACAATAA
- a CDS encoding YdcH family protein, which yields MFPEYRDLVSNLKESHPRFQSLFEKHNRLDHEITQLEGPNGAGYNDKVIRLKKEKLHIKDEMQRILQEQYQNQK from the coding sequence ATGTTTCCAGAATATCGTGATTTAGTATCCAACCTGAAAGAATCTCATCCCCGCTTCCAATCTTTGTTTGAAAAACATAACCGACTTGACCACGAGATAACCCAACTTGAAGGCCCCAATGGTGCAGGCTACAACGATAAAGTTATCCGCCTGAAAAAAGAAAAACTACACATCAAAGATGAAATGCAAAGGATTTTGCAGGAACAATATCAGAACCAGAAGTAA
- the eco gene encoding serine protease inhibitor ecotin, producing the protein MKKYLFPLAALMVSTSVFADKKLEDIAPYPAPSEKMARSVIELPQKEHENNYMVELVIGKDMKVDCNHHWFGGKLETKTLEGWGYDYYVLNNVTGPASTKMACQNQEETVRFVQVQLGKDAFIRYNSKLPIVVYTPKSMTVKYRIWQASDEVNKAVIK; encoded by the coding sequence ATGAAAAAGTATTTATTCCCTTTAGCTGCATTGATGGTATCGACTTCGGTTTTTGCGGACAAAAAACTTGAAGATATTGCGCCTTATCCTGCGCCTTCTGAGAAAATGGCCCGTAGTGTGATTGAATTGCCTCAGAAAGAACATGAAAACAATTACATGGTTGAGTTGGTGATTGGCAAGGATATGAAAGTGGATTGCAATCATCATTGGTTCGGCGGTAAGTTGGAGACTAAAACGCTGGAAGGATGGGGATATGACTATTATGTACTAAATAATGTCACAGGTCCCGCTTCAACAAAGATGGCTTGTCAAAATCAAGAAGAAACAGTGCGTTTTGTTCAGGTTCAGTTAGGTAAAGATGCTTTTATACGTTATAACAGTAAATTACCTATCGTAGTATATACGCCAAAATCGATGACAGTTAAATATCGTATTTGGCAAGCTTCGGATGAGGTAAATAAAGCAGTTATTAAATAA
- the aqpZ gene encoding aquaporin Z — MFKKLSAEFLGTFWLVFGGCGSAVLAAAFPQLGIGFVGVSLAFGLTVVTMAYAVGHISGGHFNPAVTLGLFAGGRIPAKEVIPYIIAQVIGGIAAAAVLYLIASGKSGFDATASGFASNGYGEHSPGGFSLRAAIVIELVLTGFFLIVILGATDKNAPAGFAPLAIGLALTLIHLISIPVTNTSVNPARSTAVAIFQGTWALEQLWVFWLIPLIGGAIGGLIYRILLQKDDSSVN; from the coding sequence ATGTTTAAAAAATTATCGGCAGAGTTTTTGGGTACTTTTTGGTTGGTATTTGGTGGATGTGGCAGTGCTGTTTTAGCTGCGGCATTTCCACAGTTAGGGATTGGTTTTGTGGGTGTATCCCTGGCTTTTGGTTTAACTGTAGTAACGATGGCCTATGCGGTCGGGCATATTTCAGGAGGGCATTTTAATCCGGCAGTCACATTGGGGTTGTTCGCTGGCGGGCGTATTCCTGCTAAAGAAGTTATTCCTTATATTATTGCACAAGTGATTGGAGGAATTGCTGCGGCAGCGGTACTTTACCTTATCGCCAGCGGTAAAAGTGGTTTTGATGCAACGGCAAGTGGTTTTGCATCTAATGGCTATGGTGAACATTCTCCAGGTGGTTTTTCATTACGAGCTGCAATTGTTATTGAATTAGTATTAACCGGATTTTTCCTGATTGTCATTCTTGGCGCAACAGATAAAAATGCACCAGCAGGTTTTGCACCATTAGCGATCGGTTTAGCATTGACACTTATTCATTTAATCAGTATTCCGGTAACGAATACATCAGTTAACCCTGCAAGAAGTACCGCGGTTGCTATTTTCCAAGGAACATGGGCCTTGGAGCAGCTTTGGGTATTTTGGTTGATCCCATTAATTGGTGGTGCTATCGGTGGGTTGATATACCGGATACTCTTACAGAAAGATGATTCATCCGTTAATTAA
- the pvcA gene encoding L-tyrosine isonitrile synthase gives MERLDIEEVSNKILHELLQYRRRFPESEHKHTLQDEEKKVSEVQLPRIRAFVEQSKPIECILPAFPTKSPNPRKVLGKMPDMAEKLSLIFLNSLCQRIQLYYPPGANIVICSDGHVFSDLILVDDETITRYQLEIEKLLHELGATHLSVFNLGNVESLTQYTNDYDQLRELLVNRYASSIEEIKEELKKTEEGVQLYRAITRFLYEDSLLPEYTGSKNALQKDARQRSVGVIQRSWAWGNLLAEQFPLAIRLSIHPQPVDSIKIGIHMMPTRDDWLTPWHGVAANINGQFVLMKSDEVKKMNGKLIEIRDVPSHYVIETPSEENPQTEFQTATA, from the coding sequence ATGGAACGTCTTGACATAGAAGAAGTGTCTAACAAAATTCTACATGAATTATTGCAGTATCGACGTCGTTTCCCTGAGTCTGAACATAAGCATACACTTCAAGATGAAGAAAAAAAGGTTTCTGAGGTTCAATTGCCCCGTATTCGCGCATTTGTGGAACAGAGTAAACCTATCGAATGTATTTTACCTGCATTTCCGACAAAGTCCCCAAACCCCAGAAAAGTATTGGGTAAAATGCCGGATATGGCAGAAAAATTATCACTGATTTTTCTAAATTCCCTTTGCCAGCGTATTCAACTTTATTATCCACCTGGAGCAAATATTGTTATTTGTTCTGATGGACATGTTTTTAGTGATCTTATTCTTGTCGATGATGAAACCATTACCCGTTATCAATTAGAAATTGAAAAACTGCTACATGAACTGGGCGCAACTCATCTTTCAGTTTTTAATCTTGGTAATGTTGAATCACTAACACAATATACCAATGATTATGATCAACTACGTGAATTATTGGTCAACCGTTATGCCTCTTCAATTGAGGAGATTAAGGAAGAACTCAAAAAAACCGAAGAAGGTGTTCAATTATATCGGGCGATTACTCGTTTTCTTTATGAAGATAGCTTATTACCCGAATATACAGGCTCGAAAAATGCGTTGCAAAAAGACGCGCGCCAGCGCTCGGTAGGGGTTATCCAACGTAGTTGGGCGTGGGGTAATTTGCTAGCAGAGCAGTTCCCATTGGCGATCCGTCTTTCTATTCATCCACAACCCGTGGACAGTATCAAAATTGGTATTCATATGATGCCGACCAGGGATGATTGGTTGACGCCGTGGCACGGCGTGGCTGCCAACATTAACGGTCAGTTCGTACTGATGAAAAGTGATGAAGTGAAAAAGATGAATGGGAAGCTGATCGAAATTCGGGATGTCCCAAGCCATTACGTGATTGAAACGCCATCAGAAGAAAATCCGCAAACAGAATTCCAAACGGCGACAGCATAA
- the pvcB gene encoding tyrosine isonitrile desaturase/decarboxylase, whose protein sequence is MNTYELDCHIEAMKPFGVFITPSHPEQDITTLSVNALRELARTHLLVVLRGFQSGFTDKEKLAEYSGRWGEIMMWPFGAVLDVMEHPEPSDHVMDSGNLPLHWDGMYRETIPEFQLFHCVSAPEAAQGGRTTFVNTEQLVIDASDEERNTWKNTIITYRTSRVTHYGGEVTSPLVCSHPDGKKWVMRYNEPMGKEDVKYADHHALKIDGMSQEEQQVLEETLYNRLYDPRYFYAHQWQSGDIAICDNFTLLHGREAFISRSPRHIQRVHIHGVPVCKNHSFRTISVSGTD, encoded by the coding sequence ATGAATACATATGAACTTGATTGTCATATTGAAGCGATGAAACCTTTTGGTGTATTTATTACTCCCAGTCATCCTGAGCAGGATATTACCACACTGTCAGTTAATGCTTTGCGTGAATTAGCTCGTACTCACCTGCTGGTTGTATTGCGAGGCTTTCAATCCGGTTTTACGGATAAAGAAAAATTGGCGGAATATTCTGGCCGTTGGGGTGAAATCATGATGTGGCCATTTGGTGCTGTATTGGACGTTATGGAGCACCCAGAACCGTCTGATCATGTTATGGACAGTGGTAATTTGCCGTTGCATTGGGATGGAATGTATAGAGAAACAATTCCTGAATTTCAGCTATTTCACTGTGTTTCTGCCCCCGAAGCGGCTCAAGGCGGGCGCACTACGTTTGTCAACACTGAACAATTGGTTATCGATGCCAGTGATGAAGAGCGTAATACATGGAAAAATACCATTATTACCTACCGAACAAGCCGAGTGACACATTATGGCGGAGAAGTGACTTCACCATTGGTTTGTTCTCACCCAGACGGCAAAAAATGGGTGATGCGTTACAATGAGCCAATGGGAAAAGAAGATGTGAAGTATGCTGATCATCACGCTTTGAAGATAGATGGTATGTCACAGGAAGAGCAACAAGTTCTTGAGGAAACACTGTATAACCGATTGTATGATCCGCGTTATTTCTATGCTCATCAATGGCAGTCTGGTGATATTGCGATTTGCGATAACTTCACTTTATTACATGGACGTGAGGCTTTTATTTCCCGCTCTCCTCGCCATATTCAACGGGTGCATATCCACGGCGTGCCTGTGTGTAAAAATCACAGCTTCCGCACTATTTCTGTTTCCGGTACCGATTGA
- a CDS encoding rhabduscin glycosyltransferase produces MSRIVLAAVATPGHVFPMFTIAEHLIGQGHDVTIFSGSLFLQQAEALGATFVPFDKQVDIDYRCLEKYFPERAKLPPGNAQMALALRQFFAAPIPVLSKQLLQVIDEGRADLLIIDNTFYAALPLLQKPTKKRIPVIAIGVTPLPWSSKDAIFWGARIPPELLPADLTRDQLVDEETHQLIEQVREVFNQSLAAVDCPPLTGDHNDVLMSKVDRFLQLATQSFEFSRDDLPDTVDFIGSLPVKVEDDKTQISWPDESQPLILVTQGTLANIDFNQLILPALRGLATLPIRVLAITGGRSIDILGEDLPENARVVEYLNFEHWLPRASIFITNGGYGSLNSAIRHGVPLVVAGTGDGKLEAVARVIWSRCGISLHTDTPNEQQLYQAVTRILSSPIWRQQSQIIKADYDAHNALASITNHVNELIAQ; encoded by the coding sequence ATGTCTCGTATTGTTTTAGCTGCTGTTGCAACCCCTGGTCACGTTTTTCCAATGTTCACTATTGCAGAACATTTAATAGGTCAGGGGCATGATGTCACAATATTTAGTGGTTCCTTATTTCTACAGCAAGCGGAAGCATTGGGAGCCACTTTTGTTCCTTTTGATAAACAAGTGGATATTGATTATCGCTGCTTGGAAAAATATTTTCCTGAACGGGCAAAACTCCCGCCGGGAAATGCTCAGATGGCGCTGGCGTTAAGGCAATTTTTTGCTGCACCTATTCCTGTATTGTCGAAACAATTGTTGCAGGTCATCGACGAGGGACGAGCTGATTTACTGATTATCGATAATACCTTTTATGCCGCGCTACCGTTATTGCAGAAGCCGACTAAAAAACGTATCCCTGTCATTGCTATTGGTGTTACTCCGCTGCCGTGGTCATCAAAGGATGCCATATTTTGGGGAGCTCGGATCCCACCTGAATTATTGCCTGCTGATTTAACACGCGATCAATTGGTAGATGAGGAAACGCACCAATTAATTGAACAGGTCAGGGAAGTATTCAATCAATCGCTTGCTGCGGTGGATTGTCCCCCGCTGACAGGAGATCATAATGATGTTTTGATGAGTAAGGTTGATCGTTTCTTACAACTGGCAACTCAATCATTTGAATTTTCTCGTGATGATTTACCTGACACGGTGGATTTTATCGGATCGCTACCGGTAAAAGTGGAAGATGATAAAACACAAATCAGTTGGCCGGATGAAAGCCAGCCATTGATTTTGGTGACGCAGGGAACACTGGCTAATATTGATTTTAACCAATTGATTTTACCTGCATTACGTGGATTAGCAACTTTGCCGATTCGGGTATTGGCGATTACAGGCGGTCGTTCTATCGATATCCTGGGTGAAGATCTTCCAGAAAATGCCAGAGTAGTAGAGTATCTCAATTTTGAACACTGGCTCCCCAGAGCATCAATTTTTATTACTAATGGTGGTTACGGCTCTCTGAATTCAGCCATTCGTCATGGTGTACCTTTAGTGGTTGCGGGAACTGGAGATGGTAAATTGGAAGCTGTTGCCCGTGTTATCTGGTCACGTTGTGGTATCAGTTTGCATACTGATACACCAAATGAGCAGCAATTATATCAGGCAGTGACAAGGATATTATCCTCCCCGATATGGCGCCAGCAGTCACAGATCATTAAGGCAGATTATGACGCCCATAATGCTTTGGCATCAATAACGAATCACGTTAATGAACTAATTGCCCAATAG
- a CDS encoding YceI family protein, producing the protein MLKKTLIALTVGGWLMSTGSALAADYKFDKISQHAFIEFRIQHLGFSWLYGGFRDFDGNFTFDPKNPANDKVSVVIKTNSIDTKHAERDKHLRGPDFLNSNKYPEAKFKSTNVKKEGEHYFITGDLTLNGVTKPATLDAKLINAGYDPWGEYRAGFEATGKLKLKDFNIKEDLGPKSQEVELIISVEGVREDT; encoded by the coding sequence ATGCTGAAAAAGACGCTAATAGCCCTGACCGTAGGGGGATGGCTCATGAGTACAGGAAGCGCACTCGCTGCTGATTATAAGTTCGATAAAATAAGCCAACATGCCTTTATTGAATTTCGTATTCAGCATTTGGGATTTAGCTGGCTTTATGGTGGTTTTAGGGACTTCGATGGTAACTTTACTTTTGATCCGAAAAATCCGGCGAACGATAAAGTGAGTGTCGTTATCAAAACCAATAGTATAGACACCAAACATGCCGAACGGGATAAGCATTTACGTGGCCCTGACTTTTTGAACAGCAATAAGTATCCTGAAGCTAAATTCAAATCAACGAATGTTAAGAAAGAAGGTGAACATTACTTTATTACCGGAGATCTCACATTAAATGGTGTGACCAAGCCTGCCACACTGGATGCAAAATTGATCAATGCAGGATACGACCCATGGGGTGAATACCGCGCAGGGTTCGAGGCTACCGGTAAACTCAAATTAAAAGACTTTAATATCAAAGAAGATCTGGGGCCAAAATCTCAGGAAGTTGAACTTATCATTTCCGTTGAAGGCGTGCGTGAAGACACCTAA
- a CDS encoding cytochrome b — MPLKNTSTRFGYISILIHWLAALAVYGMFALGLWMVTLSYYDNWYHRAPELHKSIGSLLFIVMVIRVIWRFISPPPKPLASYSLFIHISSQMMQLILYIALFGVLFSGYFISTADGQPISIFGWFEIPATLTGQGIQADTAGVIHLYLAWTVVVLSLLHGLAALKHHFIDRDTTLKRMFGYRPN, encoded by the coding sequence ATGCCACTCAAAAACACTTCCACCCGCTTTGGCTATATTTCTATTTTAATTCATTGGCTAGCAGCACTTGCGGTTTATGGAATGTTTGCACTGGGATTATGGATGGTCACACTAAGTTATTATGATAATTGGTATCATCGTGCCCCTGAACTGCATAAAAGTATAGGTAGTTTACTATTTATTGTCATGGTTATTCGGGTAATATGGCGATTTATTTCACCACCACCAAAACCCTTGGCAAGCTATAGCCTTTTTATACATATTAGTTCACAAATGATGCAACTTATTCTCTATATCGCCTTATTTGGTGTTCTATTTAGTGGATATTTCATTTCTACAGCCGATGGGCAACCTATCAGCATTTTTGGCTGGTTTGAAATCCCTGCAACCTTAACAGGTCAGGGCATACAGGCTGATACGGCGGGCGTTATTCATCTTTATCTTGCCTGGACTGTTGTTGTGCTCTCCCTATTACATGGGCTTGCTGCACTGAAACATCACTTTATTGATCGTGATACCACCCTAAAAAGAATGTTTGGTTACAGACCAAATTAA
- a CDS encoding glutathione S-transferase family protein yields the protein MYTLWIANKNYSSWSLRPWILLKALDIPFNEKLSYFEDGKSSREKFQAFSPTGLVPCLIDGEVTVWDSLAIVEYIAEDHAQVWPSDKTARAWARSAAAEMHSGFATLRQLCTMNCSARTELNEITSELQCDIERIDTLWAEGLTRFGDEWLAGDKFTAVDAFYAPVACRAQTYGLKLSAISQRWVNRMLEHPAMMEWVESALKEPKIAH from the coding sequence ATGTATACATTGTGGATAGCCAATAAAAATTATTCTTCCTGGTCACTGCGTCCGTGGATTTTGCTCAAGGCGCTGGATATTCCTTTTAATGAGAAGCTGAGCTATTTTGAAGATGGCAAAAGCAGCCGTGAGAAATTTCAGGCATTTTCACCTACGGGTTTGGTTCCTTGTTTGATTGATGGGGAGGTTACTGTTTGGGATTCTCTGGCAATTGTGGAATATATTGCTGAGGATCATGCGCAAGTCTGGCCATCAGATAAAACAGCCAGAGCGTGGGCGAGAAGTGCTGCTGCGGAAATGCACTCTGGTTTTGCGACATTACGTCAGCTTTGCACGATGAATTGTTCTGCTCGCACTGAGTTAAATGAAATAACTTCCGAATTGCAATGCGATATTGAGCGAATTGATACGCTTTGGGCAGAAGGACTAACCAGATTTGGTGATGAATGGCTGGCGGGAGATAAATTCACGGCTGTCGATGCGTTTTATGCTCCAGTAGCTTGCCGTGCCCAAACCTACGGATTGAAGCTTTCTGCAATCAGCCAGAGATGGGTTAATCGTATGTTAGAACACCCAGCAATGATGGAATGGGTAGAGTCTGCACTAAAAGAACCTAAAATAGCACATTAA
- a CDS encoding propionate--CoA ligase: MSFQNFYQHSIDDPDTFWAEQAKRIHWQQPFEQTLDHHNPPFARWFCGGKTNLSYNALDRWLESQPDAKALIAISTETKTNSERVFTYKELHREVNRAAAIMLSLGVKKGDRVVVYMPMVAEALFILLACARIGAIHSVVFGGFASHSLATRLDNAEPVLVVSADAGSRGGKIIPYKPLLDEAIGLARHKPRHVLMVDRGLSDIHWVNGRDVDFATLRQKHLDAEVPVTWLESNEASCVLYTSGTTGTPKGVQRDVGGYAVALATSMDVIFGGKAGGVFFCTSDIGWVVGHSYIVYAPLIAGMATIMYEGLPIRPDAGVWWQIVEKYRVTRMFSAPTAIRVLKKYPTDCIAKYDISSLETLYLAGEPLDEHTARWIAETINVPVIDNYWQTETGWPIMAIARSLDDRPSRFGSTGFPMYGFNVKLLNELTGQECGDNEKGMLVVKGPLPPGCIQTIYGDDHRFINTYWRHFDQQVYSTFDWGIRDSDGYYFILGRSDDVINVSGHRLGTREIEECIASHADVAEVAVIGIKDEIKGQAAVAFAVLKEGREIQNADHFASLEKALMELVDKKIGSVGRPARVYFVTQLPKTRSGKMLRRTMQAICEGREPGDIALIENPASLEAIRDAISH, from the coding sequence ATGTCATTCCAAAATTTCTATCAGCATTCAATTGATGATCCCGATACTTTTTGGGCAGAACAGGCTAAACGAATACACTGGCAACAGCCTTTTGAACAAACATTGGATCATCACAATCCGCCTTTTGCCCGTTGGTTCTGTGGGGGAAAAACCAATCTCAGCTACAACGCACTGGATCGCTGGCTGGAAAGCCAACCCGACGCCAAGGCGCTTATTGCCATTTCAACGGAAACTAAAACCAATAGTGAGCGAGTTTTTACCTATAAAGAACTACATCGGGAAGTGAATCGAGCCGCTGCTATCATGTTGTCACTCGGCGTAAAAAAAGGTGATCGTGTTGTTGTTTATATGCCAATGGTGGCCGAAGCCCTGTTTATTTTACTGGCTTGTGCCCGTATTGGGGCAATCCATTCCGTCGTATTTGGTGGTTTTGCTTCCCACAGTCTCGCTACCCGATTGGATAACGCCGAACCGGTTTTAGTCGTCTCAGCGGATGCGGGTTCACGTGGGGGAAAAATTATCCCCTATAAACCTCTGCTTGATGAAGCGATTGGGTTAGCCAGGCATAAACCACGCCATGTTTTAATGGTTGATCGCGGGCTGTCCGATATTCATTGGGTGAATGGCAGGGACGTCGATTTTGCCACATTACGGCAGAAGCATCTTGATGCAGAAGTCCCTGTGACATGGCTAGAATCCAATGAAGCCTCCTGTGTACTCTATACATCAGGCACAACCGGAACACCAAAAGGAGTTCAACGTGATGTCGGTGGTTATGCCGTGGCGCTGGCGACATCAATGGATGTTATTTTTGGTGGTAAGGCCGGCGGTGTTTTTTTCTGTACATCGGATATTGGCTGGGTTGTCGGACACTCTTATATTGTTTATGCCCCCTTGATCGCCGGCATGGCAACGATCATGTATGAAGGTCTCCCGATACGCCCTGATGCTGGCGTTTGGTGGCAAATTGTCGAAAAGTATCGTGTCACCAGAATGTTTTCTGCCCCTACGGCAATTCGCGTCCTGAAAAAATACCCTACGGATTGTATTGCCAAATATGATATCTCATCGCTTGAAACACTCTATTTAGCGGGAGAACCGCTTGATGAGCATACCGCCCGCTGGATTGCCGAAACCATTAACGTACCTGTGATTGATAATTACTGGCAAACAGAAACCGGCTGGCCCATTATGGCAATTGCCCGGAGTCTGGATGACAGACCAAGCCGTTTTGGTAGCACGGGCTTTCCCATGTACGGTTTTAACGTCAAACTGCTCAACGAACTGACAGGCCAGGAGTGTGGTGATAATGAAAAGGGCATGCTGGTCGTCAAAGGCCCTTTGCCTCCGGGCTGTATCCAGACTATCTACGGCGATGATCACCGTTTCATTAATACTTACTGGCGTCACTTTGACCAGCAAGTGTATTCGACATTTGACTGGGGGATCCGTGACAGCGATGGTTATTATTTTATTCTGGGACGCTCGGATGATGTGATTAACGTTTCCGGCCATCGTTTAGGAACGCGGGAAATTGAAGAGTGCATTGCCAGCCACGCAGATGTTGCTGAAGTTGCCGTCATTGGTATCAAGGATGAAATAAAGGGACAAGCCGCCGTGGCGTTTGCTGTTCTCAAAGAAGGACGAGAAATCCAAAATGCTGACCATTTTGCTTCATTGGAAAAGGCATTGATGGAATTGGTAGATAAGAAAATCGGTAGCGTTGGACGTCCGGCACGAGTCTATTTTGTAACGCAATTACCGAAAACCCGTTCAGGAAAAATGTTGCGCCGTACTATGCAGGCCATTTGTGAAGGACGTGAACCAGGCGATATTGCCTTGATTGAAAACCCCGCTTCATTAGAAGCGATTCGGGATGCAATTTCCCATTAA